A single window of Coffea eugenioides isolate CCC68of chromosome 7, Ceug_1.0, whole genome shotgun sequence DNA harbors:
- the LOC113777925 gene encoding E3 ubiquitin ligase BIG BROTHER-related-like, giving the protein MITSEVPERRVRRRLGGGGNPLDNSVVQSSEQSTEDLDIGNLPSDSTSISGGLDSYNNISESFAGHHGSSSVSVLNYDNDSEDAALPNPEVYTGTVSNDQVAVNTVNEGESLVNGDSSADAGNHDADSSSHTSSEEADPLERIKKYVDEVKASEYYIPVAVPDMTMSHLVACLSIEDLTTIAYNGWSLGNLTEEEVRSHIEGLIRKEEAGIPEDTISSRLKTRVYTPSANGLGTKGSTSSSDKQEKCGICMEKYKMNDSIADLYYCEHDFHADCIKDRLLETNTCPMCRSLAIIPDHFFDWKGDDPRMHRGYFKRC; this is encoded by the exons ATGATTACATCGGAAGTACCTGAGAGAAGAGTGAGGAGACGCCTTGGTGGTGGTGGCAACCCGCTAGATAATTCTGTGGTTCAGAGTTCTGAACAATCTACAGAGGATCTTGATATAG GTAATCTTCCTTCTGACTCAACCTCTATCTCTGGTGGCTTGGACTCCTACAACAACATCTCAGAGTCGTTTGCGGGTCATCATGGATCCTCTAGTGTTTCTGTCCTCAATTATGACAATGACTCTGAGGATGCTGCATTGCCTAATCCAGAAGTTTATACGGGAACAGTATCAAACGACCAAGTAGCAG TTAATACTGTCAACGAGGGAGAAAGCTTGGTAAATGGGGACTCGAGTGCAGACGCAGGAAATCATGATGCGGACTCATCCAGTCATACATCTTCTGAAGAAGCTGACCCTCTCGAGAGAATAAAAAAA TATGTAGATGAAGTTAAGGCAAGCGAATACTACATCCCTGTTGCAGTTCCTGATATGACAATGTCGCACTTGGTGGCCTGCTTGTCAATAGAAGATCTGACCACGATTGCTTACAATGGTTGGAGTCTTGGAAACTTAACCGAGGAG GAGGTCCGTTCCCACATAGAGGGACTTATTCGTAAAGAGGAAGCTGGGATTCCAGAAGATACCATTTCTAGTCGTTTAAAGACTAGAGTTTATACTCCATCAGCGAATGGCTTGGGCACAAAAGGATCCACAAGTTCAAGTGACAAGCAGGAGAAGTGCGGCATATGCATG GAAAAGTATAAGATGAATGACAGCATTGCTGATCTTTACTATTGCGAGCACGACTTCCATGCAGATTGTATTAAGGATCGGCTGCTAGAAACGAATACTTGCCCGATGTGCAGATCATTAGCTATCATACCCGATCATTTTTTCGATTGGAAGGGTGATGACCCAAGGATGCACCGTGGCTATTTCAAGCGGTGTTAA